In Ruania zhangjianzhongii, the following proteins share a genomic window:
- the deoC gene encoding deoxyribose-phosphate aldolase, translating to MAVTTTHPATRSASQVNTDASAVVGSAQLSNTALRTFLHGLPGTDAVGLEGRAAQLGSRSIKTTAKAWGLDTIISMIDLTTLEGADTPGKVRSLVAKALTPQPGDPSCPRPAAVCVYGDLVPVAKEAIGAAPVAVAAVATGFPAGRAGKAARLADTGDAVEAGADEIDMVIDRGAFLAGDYRKVYDDIVAVREICQSRTTPAHLKVILETGELATYDNVRRASWLAMLAGADFIKTSTGKVSPAATLPVTVLMLEAVRDFLAATGVQIGVKPAGGIRSAKDALKYLVAVNEVAGEAWLDPEFFRFGASSLLNDVLLQRIKLSTGHYSGSDYVTID from the coding sequence ATGGCTGTCACGACCACTCACCCGGCCACCCGCTCGGCGAGCCAGGTGAACACGGACGCGAGCGCCGTCGTCGGCTCGGCCCAACTGAGCAACACGGCCCTGCGCACGTTCCTGCACGGGCTGCCCGGAACCGATGCGGTCGGCCTGGAGGGCCGCGCCGCCCAGCTCGGTTCCCGTTCGATCAAGACCACCGCCAAGGCGTGGGGGCTGGACACGATCATCTCGATGATCGACCTGACCACGCTGGAAGGCGCCGACACCCCCGGCAAGGTGCGCTCCCTCGTCGCGAAGGCGCTCACTCCGCAGCCGGGCGATCCGAGTTGCCCCCGGCCGGCCGCCGTCTGCGTGTACGGCGATCTGGTGCCGGTGGCCAAGGAAGCGATCGGCGCTGCCCCGGTGGCGGTGGCCGCGGTGGCCACCGGCTTCCCCGCCGGGCGGGCCGGGAAGGCGGCGCGACTGGCGGATACCGGCGATGCGGTCGAGGCCGGGGCGGACGAGATCGACATGGTGATCGACCGAGGTGCGTTCCTGGCCGGGGACTACCGCAAGGTCTACGACGACATCGTCGCCGTCCGCGAGATCTGCCAGTCCCGCACCACACCGGCGCACCTGAAGGTGATCCTGGAGACCGGTGAGCTGGCCACCTACGACAATGTCCGCCGCGCCTCCTGGCTGGCGATGCTCGCCGGTGCGGACTTCATCAAGACCTCCACCGGGAAGGTCTCCCCCGCGGCGACGCTGCCGGTGACCGTGCTGATGCTGGAGGCGGTCCGGGACTTCCTCGCGGCCACCGGCGTGCAGATCGGGGTCAAACCGGCCGGTGGTATCCGCTCGGCGAAGGATGCGCTGAAGTACCTGGTCGCGGTGAACGAGGTGGCCGGCGAGGCATGGCTGGACCCGGAGTTCTTCCGCTTCGGGGCCTCCTCCCTACTCAACGATGTGCTGTTGCAGCGGATCAAGCTCAGCACCGGCCACTACTCCGGTTCCGACTACGTGACGATCGACTGA
- a CDS encoding aldehyde dehydrogenase family protein — MSKFEYAPAPESRAVVDIASSYGLFINGEFTDGAGGAMKTVNPATEEVLADVAVADEADVDRAVAAARRAQEKVWGPMPGAERAKYLFRIARLLAERAREFAVLETLDNGKPIRESRDVDVPTAAAHFFYYAGWADKLGYAGYGADPRPHGVAAQVIPWNFPLLMLAWKIAPALATGNTVVLKPAETTPLTALLFADLLRQAELPPGVVNIITGAGPTGSALVRHAGVDKVAFTGSTAVGRLIAKQIAGTRKHATLELGGKAANIVFEDAAIDQAIEGIVNGIYFNQGQVCCAGSRLLVQESVAEEVTERLKRRLSTLRVGDPMDKNTDVGAINSAAQLERITALTQVGEDEGATRWTSDCPLPETGYWFAPTVFTNVSSAHRIAREEIFGPVLSVLTFRTPAEAIAKANNIPYGLSAGIWTEKGSRILAMADAMRAGVVWANTFNRFDPTSPFGGYQESGYGREGGRHGLASYLVEGGAR, encoded by the coding sequence ATGAGCAAGTTCGAGTACGCACCGGCCCCGGAGTCCCGTGCGGTGGTGGACATCGCCTCCTCCTACGGGCTGTTCATCAACGGGGAGTTCACCGACGGGGCCGGCGGTGCCATGAAGACGGTGAACCCGGCCACCGAGGAGGTGCTCGCCGACGTCGCAGTCGCCGACGAGGCGGACGTCGACCGGGCGGTGGCCGCCGCGCGCCGTGCTCAGGAGAAGGTCTGGGGGCCGATGCCCGGCGCGGAGCGGGCGAAGTACCTGTTCCGGATCGCGCGGCTGCTCGCCGAGCGGGCGCGGGAGTTCGCGGTGCTGGAGACGCTGGACAACGGTAAGCCGATCCGGGAGTCGCGGGATGTGGACGTGCCCACGGCGGCGGCGCACTTCTTCTACTACGCCGGCTGGGCGGACAAGCTCGGCTACGCCGGGTACGGCGCCGATCCGCGCCCGCACGGCGTCGCCGCGCAGGTGATCCCGTGGAACTTCCCGTTGCTGATGCTGGCCTGGAAGATCGCCCCGGCACTGGCCACCGGGAACACGGTGGTGCTGAAACCGGCCGAGACCACCCCGCTGACCGCGCTGCTGTTCGCCGATCTGCTCCGCCAGGCCGAGCTCCCGCCCGGAGTGGTGAACATCATCACCGGTGCCGGGCCTACGGGCTCCGCCCTGGTGAGGCATGCGGGAGTGGACAAGGTGGCCTTCACCGGATCGACCGCCGTCGGGCGGCTGATTGCGAAACAGATCGCCGGTACGCGCAAGCACGCCACCCTCGAGCTCGGCGGTAAGGCCGCGAACATCGTGTTCGAGGACGCCGCCATCGACCAGGCGATCGAGGGCATCGTGAACGGCATCTACTTCAACCAGGGGCAGGTGTGCTGCGCCGGGTCGCGGCTGCTGGTGCAGGAGTCGGTGGCCGAGGAGGTCACCGAACGGCTGAAGCGGCGGCTGTCCACGCTCCGGGTGGGTGACCCGATGGACAAGAACACCGACGTCGGGGCGATCAACTCGGCAGCGCAGCTGGAACGGATCACTGCACTCACCCAGGTCGGGGAGGACGAGGGCGCCACCCGGTGGACCAGCGACTGCCCGCTGCCGGAGACCGGGTACTGGTTCGCGCCGACAGTGTTCACGAACGTGTCCTCCGCGCACCGGATCGCCCGGGAGGAGATCTTCGGGCCGGTGCTCTCGGTGCTGACGTTCCGCACGCCGGCGGAGGCGATCGCGAAGGCGAACAACATCCCCTACGGGCTCTCGGCAGGGATCTGGACGGAGAAGGGGTCGCGAATCCTGGCGATGGCCGATGCGATGCGCGCCGGGGTGGTGTGGGCGAACACGTTCAACCGGTTCGACCCGACCAGCCCGTTCGGCGGCTACCAGGAGTCTGGTTACGGCCGGGAGGGTGGCCGGCACGGCCTGGCCTCCTACCTGGTGGAAGGAGGTGCGCGATGA
- a CDS encoding amino acid ABC transporter permease: MAADRPAAAHEPTEQALVRAAYRRRGRRRSFLVALASTVVVAALAWWVLVSSPGWERTREAFFDPGRFVEMLPALADGLWLNLRVWVIAGVISLVLGLLLAIARTTTAPALFPLRAAVVAFVDIFRGVPVLLVLLVVGFGLPALRLPWMPIQAAFLGTLALVLTYSAYLAEIFRSGIEAVHPAQVAAARALGLTKAQTTRRIVVPQAVRNVVPALLNMVVALQKDSGLISILGAVDAIRVAQIAVSGDYNFTPYVAAGFLFLLVSIPLTRAVDAYNARRGWRGARGVAGAIR; this comes from the coding sequence ATGGCAGCAGATCGGCCGGCGGCGGCCCACGAACCCACCGAGCAGGCGCTCGTCCGGGCTGCCTACCGCCGTCGAGGCCGGCGCCGGTCGTTCCTGGTGGCACTGGCCTCCACAGTGGTCGTCGCTGCGCTGGCCTGGTGGGTGCTGGTGAGCTCGCCCGGCTGGGAGCGCACTCGGGAGGCGTTCTTCGACCCGGGCCGGTTCGTGGAGATGCTGCCCGCGCTCGCCGACGGGCTGTGGTTGAACCTGCGGGTCTGGGTGATCGCGGGGGTGATTTCGCTGGTGCTCGGGCTGTTGCTGGCGATCGCGCGCACCACCACTGCGCCCGCACTGTTCCCGCTCCGCGCGGCCGTGGTGGCGTTCGTGGACATCTTCCGCGGGGTTCCGGTGCTGCTGGTGCTACTGGTGGTCGGGTTCGGTCTGCCGGCGCTGCGGCTGCCGTGGATGCCGATCCAGGCTGCGTTCCTGGGCACGCTGGCGCTGGTGCTGACTTACAGCGCCTACCTCGCGGAGATCTTCCGCTCCGGGATCGAGGCGGTGCACCCGGCGCAGGTGGCGGCGGCCCGCGCGCTGGGGCTGACCAAGGCGCAGACCACTCGCCGGATCGTGGTGCCGCAGGCGGTGCGCAATGTGGTGCCGGCGCTGCTGAACATGGTGGTCGCGCTGCAGAAGGATTCTGGGTTGATCTCCATCCTCGGTGCGGTGGACGCGATCCGGGTGGCGCAGATCGCGGTCAGTGGCGACTACAACTTCACTCCGTACGTGGCTGCCGGGTTCCTCTTCCTGCTGGTGTCCATCCCACTTACCCGAGCTGTGGATGCCTACAACGCCCGCCGGGGTTGGCGCGGTGCCCGCGGTGTGGCGGGGGCGATCCGATGA
- a CDS encoding ABC transporter substrate-binding protein: MRRRALVLTTAALALALTACSGGDSSNGGTTADQGGEGTETATCDPAALETLTEGTLTVGTSTPYEPWYVGEDPTTGEGFESALVYAVADQLGFAEEDVTWENVTFEQIIAPNIKPFDFAAYQTTITPERAEVVDFSAPYLDTYQGVVVADSGDYAEASALTDLEGARIGVTAGQTSLTDAEAAWGDTVELVPYDDAGMAMQAMSSGQIDAVVMDVSQGVSASTVYFPDTSVIGTLPASGEPAQLGFVLDVESSLTTCVSDAVEALRTDGTLDALASEWLNTDGIPELS, encoded by the coding sequence GTGCGCCGTCGTGCTCTTGTCCTGACCACTGCCGCCCTCGCACTGGCCCTGACCGCGTGTTCGGGTGGTGACAGCAGCAATGGCGGCACCACTGCCGACCAGGGCGGCGAAGGCACCGAGACCGCGACCTGCGATCCGGCTGCGCTGGAGACTCTCACCGAGGGCACGCTGACCGTCGGCACGTCCACCCCGTACGAGCCCTGGTACGTGGGTGAGGACCCGACCACCGGGGAGGGCTTCGAGTCCGCGCTGGTCTACGCCGTCGCTGATCAGCTCGGCTTCGCCGAAGAGGACGTGACCTGGGAGAACGTCACCTTCGAGCAGATCATCGCCCCGAACATCAAGCCGTTCGACTTCGCCGCCTACCAGACCACGATCACCCCCGAGCGGGCCGAGGTGGTGGACTTCTCCGCCCCGTACCTGGACACCTATCAGGGGGTGGTGGTGGCCGACTCCGGTGACTACGCCGAGGCGAGCGCGCTGACCGACCTCGAGGGTGCCCGGATCGGCGTGACCGCCGGGCAGACCTCCTTGACCGATGCCGAGGCCGCCTGGGGGGACACCGTCGAGCTGGTGCCCTATGACGACGCCGGGATGGCGATGCAGGCGATGAGCAGCGGGCAGATCGACGCCGTGGTGATGGACGTGAGCCAGGGCGTGTCCGCCTCCACGGTGTACTTCCCGGACACCTCCGTGATCGGCACCCTGCCTGCCTCCGGTGAGCCGGCGCAGCTCGGCTTCGTGCTGGACGTCGAGTCCTCGCTGACCACCTGCGTCTCCGACGCTGTGGAAGCGCTGCGCACCGACGGCACGCTGGACGCGCTCGCGAGCGAGTGGCTGAACACCGACGGTATCCCCGAGCTGAGCTGA
- a CDS encoding type II toxin-antitoxin system VapC family toxin, with protein MRIVLDASAGVDSVLAGYRGARVLDAMSGTEVWAPGLVDSEVLSALARLERAGAVTGVEATRALDAWSRVECERFPSELLLHDAWSRRGSLRASDAQYVALADRLGAPLLTCDAWLARAPVGNVDIQLIS; from the coding sequence GTGAGGATTGTTCTCGATGCGAGTGCTGGGGTCGACTCAGTCCTGGCCGGCTATCGCGGAGCGCGCGTGCTCGACGCGATGAGCGGGACCGAGGTCTGGGCCCCGGGTCTGGTCGACTCCGAGGTCCTCTCCGCGTTGGCTCGGCTGGAACGTGCAGGTGCTGTCACCGGAGTGGAAGCGACGCGTGCACTGGACGCCTGGTCACGAGTGGAGTGCGAGCGATTCCCCAGTGAACTCCTGCTCCACGACGCGTGGTCGCGCCGGGGCTCCCTCCGTGCCTCGGACGCCCAGTACGTGGCGCTCGCGGATCGACTCGGCGCGCCATTGCTCACCTGCGACGCTTGGTTGGCGCGGGCGCCGGTCGGAAACGTGGACATCCAACTGATCAGCTGA
- a CDS encoding type IV toxin-antitoxin system AbiEi family antitoxin domain-containing protein, which translates to MSSMKAVRIIGRAPMQTVRAQALEGAYARPRKALADLEQRGVVHKLAYGYYCLVPANMNPDTWLPELETAGAGVGAAIWGDGVAVLMGQSAARVHGALPRATGEAVVAAPTGHRLIPLADRHATIRFVTRDVEVLEAVRVRTELGRALATTPAQTVLDLARDPKAADQSERIAVIKALLAQTSLDEVVEVADTQGRTRSALERVRKLAAS; encoded by the coding sequence ATGTCCTCTATGAAGGCTGTCCGGATAATCGGCCGAGCGCCGATGCAGACCGTCCGCGCACAAGCCCTGGAAGGAGCTTACGCTCGTCCACGCAAGGCCTTGGCCGATCTCGAACAGCGCGGCGTTGTGCACAAGCTCGCCTACGGCTATTACTGCCTCGTCCCGGCCAACATGAACCCAGACACCTGGCTTCCGGAGTTGGAGACGGCCGGCGCTGGAGTCGGAGCTGCCATCTGGGGCGACGGCGTGGCTGTTCTGATGGGGCAAAGCGCTGCCCGAGTTCACGGAGCACTGCCCCGCGCCACCGGAGAAGCCGTCGTGGCCGCGCCAACCGGACACCGGCTGATCCCGCTGGCCGACAGGCACGCAACGATTCGGTTCGTCACCCGCGACGTCGAAGTTCTGGAGGCAGTGAGGGTTCGTACCGAGCTCGGCAGAGCGCTGGCCACCACGCCAGCGCAGACCGTACTGGACCTGGCGCGCGACCCGAAGGCGGCTGACCAATCCGAGCGGATCGCCGTCATCAAAGCCCTGCTCGCGCAGACCAGCCTGGATGAGGTGGTGGAAGTCGCCGACACACAGGGCCGGACTAGGTCGGCATTGGAGCGCGTGCGGAAGTTAGCCGCCTCATGA
- a CDS encoding nucleotidyl transferase AbiEii/AbiGii toxin family protein, translating to MIIRPFDRAIDRREFEVSVAGPAALLVAKLHKIHDRLETRSRQDNKDAHDVYRLLRAVETQVLAEAISRLLGEDHSVEVTREGLDQLRDLFAQGSGARGCLMAGAAEELVGDPTAVSESVALLAQDLLEAVDSQST from the coding sequence ATGATTATCCGGCCGTTTGATCGTGCCATCGACCGTCGGGAGTTCGAGGTCTCTGTGGCCGGTCCGGCAGCGTTGTTGGTGGCCAAACTGCACAAGATCCATGACCGGCTCGAGACCCGGTCGAGACAGGACAACAAGGACGCCCACGACGTCTACCGTCTGCTGCGGGCAGTCGAGACGCAGGTACTCGCCGAAGCGATCAGCCGGCTGCTGGGCGAGGACCACAGCGTGGAGGTGACACGCGAGGGCCTCGACCAACTCCGCGACCTCTTCGCGCAAGGATCAGGCGCTCGCGGATGCCTCATGGCTGGCGCAGCGGAGGAACTGGTGGGCGACCCAACTGCCGTGTCCGAGAGTGTGGCGCTGCTGGCGCAAGATCTGCTTGAAGCCGTGGACTCCCAGAGCACCTAG
- a CDS encoding aldehyde dehydrogenase family protein, with amino-acid sequence MTARVDVRKTYKLFVGGKFPRSESGRTYEVTTAKGTFAANAALASRKDARDAVRAARAAQSGWAGATAYNRGQVLYRVAELLEGRRSQFVADVAAGEGASAKKAEELVSAAIDRWVWYAGWTDKVAQVAGNANPVAGPYFNLSVPEPTGVVAVLAPQRSSLLGLVSALAPVLVTGNSVVLLSSEDRPLPAITLAEVLATSDVPGGVVNVLTGHTAEVAPHLATHMDVNAIDLTGALGADNITWGELEADAAENLKRVRRPAGDAEGDWFDAQSLEQILAFTETKTVWHPKGM; translated from the coding sequence ATGACTGCCCGGGTGGATGTGCGCAAGACCTACAAGCTGTTCGTCGGGGGTAAGTTTCCGCGCAGCGAGTCCGGGCGCACCTATGAGGTCACGACGGCGAAGGGCACCTTTGCCGCGAACGCCGCCTTGGCCTCGCGCAAGGATGCCCGGGACGCTGTTCGTGCTGCGCGGGCGGCTCAGTCCGGTTGGGCCGGGGCGACGGCGTACAACCGCGGGCAGGTGCTCTACCGGGTCGCTGAGCTGCTCGAGGGCCGGCGTTCGCAGTTCGTGGCGGACGTGGCCGCCGGTGAGGGGGCGAGCGCGAAGAAGGCTGAGGAGCTGGTCTCGGCGGCAATCGACCGGTGGGTCTGGTACGCGGGCTGGACGGACAAGGTGGCGCAGGTGGCCGGGAACGCCAACCCGGTGGCCGGGCCGTACTTCAACCTCTCGGTGCCGGAGCCGACCGGGGTGGTGGCGGTGCTCGCGCCGCAGCGATCCTCACTGTTGGGGCTGGTCTCGGCGCTGGCGCCGGTGCTGGTGACGGGGAACTCGGTGGTGCTGCTGTCGTCTGAGGACCGGCCGCTACCCGCGATCACGTTGGCTGAGGTGCTGGCCACCTCGGACGTGCCCGGCGGGGTGGTGAACGTGCTCACCGGCCACACCGCGGAGGTGGCCCCACACCTGGCCACGCATATGGACGTGAACGCGATCGACCTGACCGGCGCGCTCGGCGCGGACAACATCACCTGGGGTGAGCTGGAGGCGGATGCGGCGGAGAACCTGAAGCGGGTGCGCCGCCCGGCCGGCGATGCCGAGGGCGACTGGTTCGATGCTCAGTCGCTGGAGCAGATCCTGGCGTTCACCGAGACGAAGACGGTCTGGCACCCGAAGGGAATGTGA
- a CDS encoding amino acid ABC transporter ATP-binding protein, translating to MSDPIQPSTAELTSGGSPASLLRLRGVRKSFGDHLVLGGVDLQVAEHSCVVLIGASGSGKSTLLRAVDLLEDIDDGSIELRGVDIADPWVNADAVRARLGMVFQAYNLFAHMRVLDNITLAPRLVHKRDKDEAEAAAVEMLTRVGLADKVTAYPDQLSGGQAQRAAIARALVNDPELLLLDEVTSALDPELIGEVLDLLAGLRDEGMTMLIATHEMGFARRVADQVCFLDGGQVLESGPPEQVLGDPQQPRTREFLARLHG from the coding sequence ATGAGCGATCCGATCCAGCCGTCGACGGCGGAGCTCACCTCGGGCGGTTCGCCCGCCTCGTTGCTGCGCTTGCGTGGGGTGCGCAAGTCCTTCGGGGATCACCTGGTGCTGGGCGGTGTGGATCTGCAGGTGGCCGAGCACTCCTGTGTGGTGCTGATCGGGGCGTCCGGGTCGGGCAAGTCCACGCTGCTGCGCGCCGTCGACCTGCTCGAGGACATCGACGATGGGTCGATCGAGCTGCGTGGGGTGGACATCGCCGACCCGTGGGTGAACGCCGATGCGGTCCGCGCCCGGCTCGGCATGGTGTTCCAGGCCTACAACCTGTTCGCGCACATGCGTGTGCTGGACAACATCACCCTCGCCCCGCGGCTGGTGCACAAGCGGGATAAGGACGAGGCCGAGGCCGCCGCGGTGGAGATGCTCACCCGGGTGGGCCTGGCGGACAAAGTCACCGCCTATCCGGACCAGCTCTCCGGCGGTCAGGCGCAGCGCGCAGCGATCGCCCGCGCCCTGGTGAACGACCCGGAGCTGCTGCTGCTGGACGAGGTGACCTCGGCGCTGGACCCGGAGCTGATCGGCGAGGTGCTCGACCTGCTCGCCGGCCTGCGCGATGAGGGGATGACGATGCTGATCGCCACCCACGAGATGGGCTTCGCCCGCCGGGTGGCCGACCAGGTCTGCTTCCTCGACGGCGGCCAGGTGCTGGAGTCCGGGCCGCCGGAGCAGGTGCTCGGTGACCCGCAGCAGCCGCGGACCCGGGAGTTCCTGGCGCGGTTGCACGGGTGA
- a CDS encoding FitA-like ribbon-helix-helix domain-containing protein — translation MLQVRNLPNELHAALKERARSERMTMSDYVTKVLQRDLAKPTLEGLDRQTATEQRASTGDRRRRRPGRSTRGV, via the coding sequence ATGCTTCAGGTACGCAACCTCCCGAACGAACTGCACGCGGCTCTGAAGGAGCGTGCCCGAAGCGAACGGATGACCATGTCGGACTACGTCACCAAGGTGCTGCAACGCGACCTGGCCAAGCCAACGCTCGAGGGACTGGATCGCCAGACAGCGACGGAGCAACGAGCCTCGACGGGAGATCGACGTCGTCGCCGCCCTGGACGAAGCACGCGAGGAGTATGA